One window of Mesorhizobium loti R88b genomic DNA carries:
- a CDS encoding caspase family protein, which produces MRLLFALLLMIATTATAAAERRVALVIADGDYRLVRPLANPIHDGEAMEAALKTLGFEVVLETNRDLRRMRRALDDFREDAKGADVALVYFSGHGVEISGDNRLLPVDADASSLDALDKTSLPLEEVRDAVAATAKVGLIVLDACRSDPFSGSGGDGRGATSLAKDVVDKVKPGLGRIGRAENILFAFSAAPGETAADGTGQNSPFTTALTKYLGTDGLEIRSVLTLVQQEVYDLSRGKQLPYVESGLPKLFFAAAAKQQLPERERLLLAMADVTPEMRGEVEQIASDADMPLAPLYGALIGTDTSHLSADSLNARLREAADAFVKVRSEMKTLASDDPQVTELRRQAEEQLSLGAFDGARAILAKAADIDNVSRQALKVNFVSRTLSEAATVYLSGGAARADLDYATAIKDYEIVLSLYGEAGQTSLNLEQADRQSRTLEELGILYTTVGNVEAAGRAFTALVANLEQRSRQETDPSVKRDLAISHIKLANIEMAQGDLPTSLENYEAARDMLQDLTASLPDKKGWLDDLAMANDKIGNVLATQGDVGAAAQAYQQSLSIKQQLANADPNSADLLRDLTITYDEIGDLARTAGQLDGARTAFEESLRIRLVLAEDKPDDPERQRAVAVSQERIGDVLRERGDAAGALAAYAKSQAIAEELVRRDPNDTDLRRDLSISYDKVGNALNDQQDWPAALASYQQALAVTHDLAADDPGNTEWQRDLSVCLEKVAGVLDAQGNVGDALQNYQDSLVIADRLAKLDPANSDWQRDLSITLSEIGMLETKQRHFEGSKKAFEASLAIRQRLAQSDPNNAIWQFDLVQAYINYAYVAKDPKAVLTKALTLTLELDRTGRLAPRDKSTIKYLRDLLAKFGARKK; this is translated from the coding sequence TTGCGTTTGCTGTTTGCCCTGCTGCTGATGATTGCGACCACCGCCACAGCGGCGGCGGAACGGCGCGTGGCGCTGGTCATCGCCGATGGCGACTACCGGCTGGTCCGGCCGCTGGCCAACCCCATCCATGACGGCGAGGCGATGGAAGCGGCGTTGAAGACGCTCGGCTTCGAGGTGGTGCTTGAAACCAACCGCGACCTCCGGCGCATGCGGCGTGCGCTCGACGATTTCCGCGAGGATGCCAAGGGCGCTGACGTGGCCTTGGTCTACTTCTCCGGCCATGGCGTCGAAATCTCAGGCGACAACCGGCTGCTGCCGGTCGATGCCGATGCCTCCTCGCTCGACGCGCTGGACAAGACCAGCCTGCCGCTGGAAGAGGTGCGCGACGCCGTGGCCGCCACTGCCAAGGTCGGGCTGATCGTGCTCGACGCCTGCCGCAGCGATCCGTTCTCGGGGAGCGGCGGCGACGGGCGTGGCGCGACGTCGCTGGCGAAGGATGTCGTTGACAAGGTCAAGCCAGGTCTTGGCCGCATCGGTCGGGCGGAAAACATCCTGTTCGCCTTTTCGGCCGCGCCCGGCGAGACAGCCGCCGACGGCACCGGCCAGAACTCGCCCTTCACCACGGCGCTGACCAAATATCTCGGCACGGACGGGCTCGAAATCCGCTCGGTGCTGACACTGGTGCAGCAGGAGGTCTATGACCTGTCGCGCGGCAAACAGCTGCCTTATGTCGAAAGTGGCCTGCCAAAACTGTTCTTTGCCGCAGCGGCCAAGCAACAGCTGCCGGAACGCGAGCGGCTACTGCTGGCCATGGCCGATGTGACGCCGGAAATGCGCGGCGAGGTCGAACAGATCGCCAGCGATGCCGACATGCCGCTGGCGCCGCTCTATGGCGCGCTGATCGGCACCGACACCAGCCATCTGTCGGCGGACAGCCTGAATGCCAGGCTGCGCGAGGCTGCCGACGCCTTCGTCAAGGTACGCAGCGAAATGAAGACGCTCGCCTCCGACGATCCCCAGGTGACAGAGCTGCGCCGGCAGGCCGAGGAACAGCTTTCGCTTGGCGCTTTCGACGGTGCCCGCGCTATCCTTGCCAAGGCCGCCGACATCGACAACGTCTCGCGCCAGGCGCTGAAGGTCAATTTCGTCAGCCGCACCCTGTCCGAAGCCGCCACGGTCTATCTGTCCGGCGGCGCCGCGCGCGCCGATCTCGACTACGCCACGGCCATCAAGGACTATGAAATAGTGCTGTCGCTGTATGGCGAGGCCGGTCAGACCTCGCTCAACCTGGAACAGGCCGATCGCCAGAGCCGCACGCTGGAGGAACTCGGTATTCTCTATACGACGGTGGGCAATGTCGAGGCGGCCGGCCGCGCCTTTACCGCGCTGGTGGCCAACCTCGAGCAGCGTTCCCGTCAGGAGACCGACCCCAGCGTCAAGCGTGATCTCGCCATCAGCCATATCAAGCTCGCCAACATAGAGATGGCGCAAGGCGACCTGCCAACCTCGCTCGAAAACTATGAGGCGGCCAGGGACATGCTGCAGGACCTGACCGCAAGCTTGCCGGACAAGAAAGGCTGGCTTGATGATCTTGCCATGGCCAATGACAAGATCGGCAACGTGCTGGCGACGCAAGGCGATGTGGGCGCGGCCGCCCAGGCCTACCAACAGAGCCTGTCCATCAAGCAGCAATTGGCCAATGCCGACCCGAACAGCGCCGATCTGCTGCGCGACCTGACCATAACCTATGACGAAATCGGCGACCTTGCCCGGACCGCCGGCCAGTTGGACGGCGCCCGGACGGCCTTTGAAGAGAGCCTGAGAATTCGGCTTGTTCTGGCCGAAGACAAACCCGATGACCCTGAGCGCCAGCGCGCTGTCGCTGTCAGCCAGGAGAGGATTGGTGACGTGCTGCGCGAGCGCGGCGACGCCGCCGGTGCGCTCGCCGCCTACGCCAAGAGCCAGGCGATCGCCGAAGAACTGGTGCGCCGCGACCCCAACGATACCGATCTGAGACGCGACCTGTCGATCAGTTACGACAAGGTTGGCAACGCGCTCAACGACCAGCAGGACTGGCCGGCAGCACTGGCTTCCTACCAGCAAGCACTGGCAGTAACGCACGACCTTGCCGCTGATGACCCCGGCAACACCGAATGGCAGCGCGACCTGTCGGTTTGCCTGGAAAAGGTCGCCGGTGTGCTCGATGCCCAGGGCAATGTCGGCGACGCACTGCAAAACTACCAAGACAGTCTTGTGATTGCCGACCGGCTGGCCAAGCTCGATCCAGCCAATTCCGACTGGCAGCGCGACCTGTCGATCACGCTCTCGGAAATCGGCATGCTGGAGACCAAACAGCGCCATTTCGAGGGCTCCAAGAAGGCCTTCGAAGCCAGCCTCGCGATCCGCCAGCGACTGGCCCAGTCCGATCCCAACAATGCGATCTGGCAATTCGACCTGGTGCAGGCCTACATCAACTATGCCTATGTGGCGAAGGATCCCAAGGCGGTGCTGACCAAGGCGCTGACCCTGACGCTGGAGCTCGACCGCACGGGCCGGCTGGCGCCCCGGGACAAATCCACGATCAAATATCTGCGCGATCTTCTCGCCAAATTCGGCGCTCGAAAAAAATAG
- the gyrB gene encoding DNA topoisomerase (ATP-hydrolyzing) subunit B: protein MSDQTENTNGAEAEYGADSIKVLKGLDAVRKRPGMYIGDTDDGSGLHHMVYEVVDNAIDEALAGHADLVTVTLNPDGSVTVIDNGRGIPTDIHTGEGISAAEVIMTQLHAGGKFDQNSYKVSGGLHGVGVSVVNALSAWLKLKIRRNGQIFEMSFTHGNADAPLKATGSYEQNKQPGTYEGRSGSQITFFPSSETFTMVEFDFGTLEHRLRELAFLNSGVRIILTDARHADIVRHELHYDGGLEEFVKYLDRVKKPLIETPIAIKAERDGITVEVAMWWNDSYHENVLAFTNNIPQRDGGTHLAGFRGALTRQITGYGESSGLTKKEKVSLIGDDCREGLTAVLSVKVPDPKFSSQTKDKLVSSEVRPVVEGLVNEALGTWLEEHPSEGKVVIDKVIQAAAAREAARKARDITRKSSLGVTSLPGKLADCQERDPAKSEIFIVEGDSAGGSAKGGRSRQNQAILPLRGKILNVERARFDRMLGSEMIGTLITALGTSIGKDEFNADKLRYHKIILMTDADVDGAHIRTLLLTFFFRQMPELIERGHLYIAQPPLYKVTRGKSSQYIKDESAFEEFLIGSGLEEASLSLGSGEVRTGQDLRGAIDDALAVRQLINGLHTRYNRGVVEQAAIAGGLNPDVFDDLGRANAMAERIAKRLDIIAEDTERGWTGRMSTSNEGTGGYVFERTVRSVKEYAHLDLALINSADARQLDRYAPRLTEIYGTPPVLRRKDVSEIVSGPLALLNAVFATGRKGLTMQRYKGLGEMNAEQLWETTLDPNVRSLLQVKVNDATDADSLFSRLMGDEVEPRREFIQDNALSVANLDI from the coding sequence ATGAGCGACCAGACCGAGAACACAAACGGCGCCGAAGCCGAATACGGCGCCGATTCCATCAAGGTTTTGAAGGGGTTGGACGCTGTCCGCAAACGCCCCGGCATGTATATCGGCGACACCGACGACGGTTCGGGCCTGCATCACATGGTCTACGAGGTGGTCGACAACGCCATCGACGAGGCCCTGGCCGGTCACGCCGACCTCGTTACCGTGACGCTCAACCCCGATGGTTCAGTGACGGTGATCGACAATGGCCGTGGCATTCCGACCGATATCCACACCGGCGAAGGCATTTCCGCGGCCGAAGTGATCATGACGCAGCTGCATGCCGGCGGCAAATTCGACCAGAACTCCTACAAGGTGTCGGGCGGCCTGCATGGCGTCGGCGTCTCGGTGGTCAACGCGCTTTCGGCATGGCTGAAGCTCAAGATTCGCCGCAACGGCCAGATCTTCGAGATGAGCTTCACGCATGGCAATGCCGATGCGCCGCTGAAGGCGACGGGCAGCTATGAGCAGAACAAGCAGCCGGGCACCTATGAGGGACGCAGCGGCAGCCAGATCACCTTCTTCCCGTCATCCGAAACCTTCACCATGGTCGAATTCGACTTCGGCACGCTGGAGCACCGGCTGCGCGAGCTCGCCTTCCTCAATTCCGGCGTCCGCATCATTCTGACCGATGCCCGCCACGCCGACATTGTGCGCCATGAGCTCCACTATGATGGCGGGCTGGAAGAGTTCGTCAAATATCTCGACCGGGTCAAGAAACCGCTGATCGAGACGCCGATCGCCATCAAGGCCGAGCGCGACGGCATCACCGTTGAAGTGGCGATGTGGTGGAACGACAGCTACCACGAGAACGTGCTGGCCTTCACCAACAATATCCCGCAACGCGATGGCGGCACCCATCTGGCCGGTTTCCGTGGCGCGCTGACGCGCCAGATCACCGGCTATGGCGAGTCCTCTGGTCTGACCAAGAAGGAAAAGGTCTCGCTGATCGGTGACGATTGCCGCGAAGGGCTGACGGCGGTGCTGTCGGTCAAGGTTCCCGACCCGAAATTCTCCTCGCAGACCAAGGACAAGCTGGTTTCGTCAGAAGTCCGTCCGGTGGTCGAGGGGCTGGTCAACGAGGCGCTCGGCACCTGGCTGGAAGAGCACCCGTCCGAGGGCAAGGTGGTCATCGACAAGGTGATCCAGGCCGCAGCGGCGCGTGAAGCGGCGCGCAAGGCGCGCGACATCACCCGCAAGAGCTCGCTTGGCGTCACGTCGTTGCCGGGCAAGCTGGCCGACTGCCAGGAACGCGACCCGGCGAAATCCGAAATCTTCATCGTCGAGGGTGATTCCGCCGGCGGCTCGGCCAAGGGCGGCCGTTCGCGCCAGAACCAGGCGATCCTGCCGCTGCGCGGCAAGATCCTCAATGTCGAGCGGGCCCGCTTCGACCGCATGCTCGGCTCCGAGATGATCGGCACGCTGATCACCGCGCTCGGCACCTCGATCGGCAAGGACGAGTTCAACGCCGACAAGTTGCGCTACCACAAGATCATCCTGATGACCGACGCCGACGTCGACGGCGCCCACATTCGTACCTTGCTGCTCACCTTCTTCTTCCGGCAGATGCCGGAACTGATCGAGCGCGGCCATCTCTACATCGCCCAGCCGCCGCTCTACAAAGTGACGCGCGGCAAGAGTTCGCAATACATCAAGGATGAGAGCGCCTTCGAGGAATTCCTGATCGGCTCGGGACTGGAGGAGGCCTCACTGTCGCTCGGCTCAGGTGAGGTGCGAACGGGACAGGACTTGCGCGGCGCCATCGACGATGCGCTGGCCGTGCGCCAGCTGATCAACGGGCTGCACACACGCTATAACAGAGGCGTGGTCGAACAGGCGGCGATCGCCGGCGGACTCAATCCAGATGTGTTTGACGATCTTGGCCGCGCCAATGCGATGGCGGAGCGCATTGCAAAACGCCTCGACATCATCGCCGAGGACACCGAGCGCGGCTGGACCGGCCGCATGTCGACCTCGAATGAGGGCACTGGCGGCTATGTGTTCGAGCGCACCGTGCGCAGTGTCAAGGAATACGCCCACCTCGACCTGGCACTGATCAATTCGGCCGATGCGCGCCAGCTCGACCGCTATGCGCCGCGTCTCACCGAAATCTACGGGACGCCGCCGGTGCTGCGCCGCAAGGATGTCTCCGAAATCGTTTCAGGGCCGCTGGCGCTGCTCAATGCGGTCTTTGCGACCGGTCGCAAGGGACTGACCATGCAGCGCTACAAGGGTCTCGGCGAGATGAACGCCGAGCAGCTGTGGGAGACCACGCTCGACCCGAATGTGCGCTCGTTGCTGCAGGTCAAGGTCAACGATGCGACCGATGCCGACAGCCTGTTCTCGCGGCTGATGGGCGACGAGGTGGAGCCAAGACGCGAGTTCATCCAGGACAACGCGTTGTCGGTCGCCAATCTGGATATCTGA
- a CDS encoding alpha/beta hydrolase family protein, whose protein sequence is MSLTKLRMQQKAKAQRILDAACGPRLAIFAGLAFLCGVFVWGGALAATTTAPAGVVPTGSVTQDIGHLSPVGFEVVRIPNGDEAPLAAGIWYPTSAEPRDVPLESFRQRVAPSGPVEGHALPLIVISHGGGGSYAGHYDTAIALARAGFIVAAVSHAGDTYDDQSKVLMPWRRPAQLSRLIDFMLKDWQGHADIDPQRIGAFGFSNGGFTVLVEAGGVPDLGRIDPYCAAKPQHDLCTALAKAGVHSIAKAVQPPPEAWKRDQRIRAIAAAAPAFGFTFDRAGLASVQIPVLLWRAAEDRHQPDPWYEEQIRSALPRPPEYHVEPMAGHYAFLPPCSAQLRVAAPGICIDGPGFDRAAFHQRLNDALVRFFRAALRS, encoded by the coding sequence ATGTCCCTGACGAAGTTGCGCATGCAGCAAAAAGCAAAAGCCCAGCGGATTTTGGATGCTGCCTGTGGGCCGCGCTTGGCAATTTTCGCCGGCCTGGCCTTTCTCTGTGGAGTGTTCGTTTGGGGCGGAGCCTTGGCGGCCACAACCACTGCGCCGGCTGGTGTGGTGCCGACAGGGTCAGTTACCCAAGATATCGGGCATCTTTCTCCGGTGGGATTTGAAGTGGTTCGCATTCCCAATGGCGACGAAGCGCCGCTGGCCGCCGGCATCTGGTACCCGACTTCAGCCGAGCCGCGCGATGTGCCGCTGGAAAGCTTCAGGCAGCGCGTCGCTCCTTCCGGTCCGGTAGAAGGCCATGCGCTGCCGCTCATCGTGATCTCGCATGGCGGCGGCGGCTCATATGCCGGGCACTACGACACGGCGATCGCCTTGGCGAGAGCCGGGTTCATCGTCGCCGCGGTCAGCCACGCCGGCGATACCTACGACGACCAGAGCAAGGTGCTGATGCCATGGCGCCGGCCCGCCCAGCTAAGCCGGCTGATCGATTTCATGCTGAAGGACTGGCAAGGACATGCCGACATCGATCCGCAGCGGATCGGCGCCTTCGGTTTCTCGAATGGCGGCTTCACCGTGCTCGTCGAAGCGGGCGGAGTACCCGATCTCGGCAGGATAGACCCATACTGCGCGGCAAAGCCGCAGCACGATCTTTGCACCGCGTTGGCGAAAGCAGGGGTCCATTCCATTGCAAAAGCGGTCCAACCACCGCCGGAGGCATGGAAGCGTGATCAGCGAATCCGTGCCATCGCAGCTGCCGCGCCGGCGTTCGGCTTCACCTTCGACCGGGCCGGCCTCGCGTCGGTTCAAATCCCGGTGCTCCTATGGCGCGCAGCCGAGGACCGGCATCAACCCGACCCCTGGTATGAGGAACAAATCCGTTCGGCGCTGCCTCGACCGCCGGAGTACCATGTCGAACCCATGGCGGGTCACTATGCGTTCCTGCCGCCATGCAGCGCCCAACTGCGCGTCGCCGCTCCCGGAATTTGCATCGACGGCCCGGGCTTCGACCGGGCCGCGTTTCACCAGCGCCTGAACGACGCCCTGGTGCGTTTCTTCAGGGCGGCGCTACGGTCTTAA
- a CDS encoding membrane protein — MQPTVSAIDLSASEESSSTAVSWGPIIAGAFAASTLTFILMLLGSGLGLSMVSPWSGSGASITTFAVSTATWLVIVQWLSSGVGGYLAGRLRTKWVGVHTDEVYFRDTAHGFLAWALATLLVVGVLGSALSAVVGSGVQAVSTVASGAAMGASAGASANAGSASTDNATSYLVDSLFRPADASKLAAAGPDGNAAAVGQASRILIASAAAGEISADDKTYLSQLVAARTGLSEADAKARVEALVAKVEDAKVKAKQAADTARKGSATFALLGALSLVIGAFIASAAAALGGRQRDEEEAVFLTTR, encoded by the coding sequence ATGCAGCCCACCGTATCGGCTATCGACCTGTCCGCTTCAGAAGAATCGTCCTCCACAGCTGTCAGCTGGGGACCGATCATCGCTGGCGCCTTCGCGGCCTCGACGCTGACCTTCATCCTCATGCTGCTCGGCTCAGGGCTTGGGCTCAGCATGGTTTCACCATGGTCGGGGTCCGGCGCGTCGATCACCACCTTCGCTGTGTCGACGGCCACCTGGCTGGTCATCGTGCAATGGCTGTCCTCCGGCGTCGGCGGTTACCTTGCCGGACGCCTGCGCACCAAATGGGTCGGCGTCCACACTGACGAAGTGTATTTCCGTGACACCGCTCATGGCTTCCTTGCCTGGGCGTTGGCAACGCTGCTTGTCGTCGGTGTGCTTGGCTCGGCGCTTTCCGCGGTAGTCGGCTCAGGCGTACAGGCGGTGTCCACCGTGGCTTCGGGTGCCGCCATGGGTGCATCGGCTGGTGCTTCTGCCAACGCCGGCAGCGCATCGACCGACAACGCGACCTCCTACCTGGTGGATTCGTTGTTCCGTCCGGCCGATGCGAGCAAGCTCGCGGCGGCTGGTCCGGACGGCAATGCCGCCGCGGTTGGCCAGGCCTCGCGCATCCTGATCGCCAGTGCGGCGGCCGGCGAGATTTCGGCCGACGACAAGACCTATCTGTCGCAACTCGTTGCCGCCCGCACTGGCCTGTCTGAGGCCGACGCCAAGGCGCGTGTCGAAGCCCTGGTTGCCAAGGTCGAGGACGCCAAGGTCAAGGCCAAGCAGGCTGCCGACACCGCCAGGAAAGGCAGCGCGACTTTTGCCCTGCTTGGCGCCCTGTCGCTGGTCATCGGTGCCTTCATCGCGAGTGCCGCGGCCGCTCTCGGCGGCAGGCAGCGCGACGAAGAGGAAGCGGTTTTCCTGACCACCCGCTGA
- a CDS encoding NAD(P)(+) transhydrogenase (Re/Si-specific) subunit beta has protein sequence MNANFASFLYLVSGVLFIMALRGLSHPTTSRQGNFYGMIGMGIAIATTLALATPSAGRFGLIVLGLAIGGGVGAVTARRIAMTSMPQLVAAFHSLVGLAAVMVAAAAIYAPESFGIGTNGDIHAQALIEMSLGVAIGAITFTGSVIAFLKLDGRMSGKPIMIGGRHFINAALGVALIVLIVLLVTTEAKLVFWLIVAASLVLGILLIIPIGGADMPVVVSMLNSYSGWAAAALGFTLGNLALIITGALVGSSGAILSYIMCKGMNRSFISVILGGFGGETAAASDDGIERTVKQGSADDAAYLMMNAQKVIIVPGYGMAVAQAQHALREMADKLKANGVDVKYAIHPVAGRMPGHMNVLLAEANVPYDEVFELEDINSEFAQADVAYVIGANDVTNPSARDDKSSPIYGMPILDVDKARTCLFVKRSLGSGYAGIDNTLFYKDGTMMLLGDAKKMTEEIVKAMDH, from the coding sequence ATGAACGCCAACTTCGCGTCCTTCCTCTATCTGGTTTCCGGCGTCCTGTTCATCATGGCGCTGCGCGGCCTGTCGCATCCGACCACCAGCCGCCAGGGCAATTTCTACGGCATGATCGGCATGGGCATTGCCATTGCCACCACGCTGGCGCTGGCAACCCCTTCGGCCGGCCGCTTCGGCCTGATCGTGCTTGGCCTCGCCATTGGTGGCGGTGTCGGCGCCGTCACTGCGCGCCGCATCGCCATGACCTCGATGCCGCAGCTGGTCGCCGCCTTCCACTCGCTGGTTGGCCTTGCCGCCGTCATGGTGGCGGCAGCCGCCATCTATGCGCCGGAAAGCTTTGGCATCGGCACGAACGGCGACATCCACGCCCAGGCCCTGATCGAGATGAGCCTTGGCGTCGCCATCGGCGCCATCACCTTCACCGGCTCGGTCATCGCCTTCCTCAAGCTCGATGGCCGCATGTCGGGCAAGCCGATCATGATCGGTGGCCGTCACTTCATCAACGCCGCGCTTGGCGTCGCGCTGATCGTGCTGATCGTGCTGCTCGTCACCACCGAAGCCAAACTGGTGTTCTGGCTGATTGTCGCCGCCTCGCTGGTGCTCGGCATCCTGCTGATCATTCCGATCGGCGGCGCCGACATGCCGGTCGTCGTCTCGATGCTGAATTCCTACTCGGGCTGGGCAGCGGCCGCACTCGGCTTCACGCTTGGCAACCTGGCGCTCATCATCACCGGCGCGCTGGTCGGTTCGTCCGGCGCCATCCTGTCCTACATCATGTGCAAGGGCATGAACCGAAGCTTCATCTCGGTCATCCTCGGTGGGTTCGGCGGTGAAACGGCGGCAGCAAGCGATGACGGCATCGAGCGCACGGTCAAGCAGGGTTCGGCCGACGACGCCGCTTACCTGATGATGAACGCCCAGAAGGTCATCATCGTGCCCGGCTACGGCATGGCGGTCGCCCAGGCGCAACACGCGCTGCGCGAAATGGCCGACAAGCTCAAGGCCAACGGCGTCGACGTCAAATACGCCATCCATCCCGTGGCCGGCCGCATGCCCGGCCACATGAACGTGCTCTTGGCCGAGGCCAACGTGCCTTACGATGAAGTGTTCGAGCTCGAGGACATCAATTCGGAATTCGCGCAGGCCGATGTCGCCTATGTCATCGGCGCCAATGACGTCACCAACCCGTCCGCGCGGGATGACAAGAGTTCACCCATCTACGGTATGCCGATCCTCGACGTCGACAAGGCGCGCACCTGCCTGTTCGTCAAGCGCTCGCTCGGCTCCGGCTATGCCGGTATCGACAACACGCTGTTCTACAAGGATGGCACCATGATGCTGCTCGGCGACGCCAAGAAGATGACCGAAGAGATCGTCAAGGCCATGGATCACTGA
- a CDS encoding NAD(P) transhydrogenase subunit alpha produces MDQTLQKALDQLDQASAAVKLAAQNLANAPGGADAAGDAAHALSGGAIDPFVFRFAIFVLAIFVGYYVVWSVTPALHTPLMAVTNAISSVIVVGALLAVGIAASGIAAGFGFVALMLVSVNIFGGFLVTQRMLAMYKKKDK; encoded by the coding sequence ATGGATCAGACCCTGCAGAAAGCCCTCGATCAGCTCGACCAGGCATCCGCCGCCGTCAAGCTGGCGGCGCAGAACCTGGCCAACGCTCCAGGCGGTGCCGACGCGGCGGGTGACGCCGCGCACGCGCTGTCCGGCGGCGCGATCGATCCCTTCGTCTTCCGTTTCGCCATCTTCGTGCTGGCAATCTTCGTCGGCTATTACGTCGTCTGGTCGGTGACCCCGGCGCTGCACACGCCGCTGATGGCCGTCACCAACGCCATCTCCTCGGTCATCGTCGTCGGTGCGCTGCTCGCCGTCGGCATCGCCGCTTCCGGCATCGCAGCCGGGTTCGGCTTCGTCGCGCTGATGCTGGTGTCCGTCAACATCTTCGGAGGCTTCCTCGTCACCCAGCGCATGCTGGCCATGTACAAGAAGAAGGACAAGTAG
- a CDS encoding Re/Si-specific NAD(P)(+) transhydrogenase subunit alpha encodes MGQTVFIPLELDANEPRVAASPDTVKRLAALGLDVVVETGAGTRSRIPDEEFAKAGAAIGKASDVARADVVLKVRRPTDTELKSYKSGAAVIAIMDPYGNDAAVAALARAGVTAFSMEFMPRITRAQSMDVLSSQANLAGYQAVIDGASEYDRALPMMMTAAGTVPAAKVFIMGVGVAGLQAIATARRLGAVVTATDVRPAAKEQVASLGAKFLAVEDEEFKAAETAGGYAKEMSKEYQAKQAALTAEHIAKQDIVITTALIPGRPAPKLVSAAMVASMKPGSVLIDLAVERGGNVEGAEAGKVVTTANNVKIVGHLNVPGRVAASASLLYARNLFAFLETLVDKTTKTLSINRDDDLVKATMLTDAGRVVHPAFAKADQQPHVEPAAIPATTMVADASVAPEKAAPKKTAASKSSSSKSKGTA; translated from the coding sequence GTGGGACAGACGGTTTTCATCCCTCTTGAGCTTGATGCGAACGAGCCGCGCGTCGCGGCCTCGCCCGATACGGTCAAGCGGCTGGCGGCACTTGGTCTCGATGTGGTTGTCGAAACCGGCGCCGGTACGAGGTCGCGTATCCCCGACGAAGAGTTCGCCAAGGCAGGTGCCGCCATCGGCAAGGCTTCCGATGTCGCCAGGGCCGATGTCGTGCTGAAGGTTCGCCGGCCAACGGACACCGAGCTGAAGAGCTACAAGTCCGGCGCTGCCGTCATCGCCATCATGGATCCCTACGGCAACGACGCCGCGGTAGCGGCGTTGGCCAGGGCCGGCGTGACGGCTTTCTCGATGGAGTTCATGCCGCGCATCACCCGCGCGCAATCGATGGACGTGTTGTCCAGCCAAGCCAACCTTGCCGGTTACCAGGCGGTGATCGATGGCGCTTCGGAATATGACCGGGCGCTGCCGATGATGATGACGGCGGCCGGCACGGTGCCGGCGGCAAAGGTGTTCATCATGGGTGTCGGCGTCGCCGGCCTGCAGGCAATCGCCACGGCGCGCCGGCTAGGTGCTGTCGTCACCGCCACCGACGTTCGCCCCGCCGCCAAGGAACAGGTCGCCTCGCTCGGCGCGAAATTCCTGGCCGTCGAGGATGAGGAATTCAAGGCGGCCGAGACAGCCGGCGGCTACGCCAAGGAAATGTCGAAGGAATACCAGGCCAAGCAGGCGGCACTCACCGCCGAGCACATAGCCAAGCAGGACATCGTCATCACCACGGCGCTGATCCCCGGCCGGCCGGCACCCAAGCTGGTCTCGGCGGCGATGGTCGCCTCGATGAAGCCGGGCTCGGTGCTCATCGACCTTGCGGTCGAACGCGGCGGCAATGTCGAAGGTGCCGAAGCGGGCAAAGTCGTCACTACAGCCAACAACGTCAAGATTGTCGGCCATCTCAACGTGCCCGGCCGCGTCGCCGCATCCGCCTCACTGCTTTACGCCAGGAACCTGTTCGCTTTCCTCGAGACGCTGGTCGACAAGACCACGAAAACGCTTTCCATCAACCGCGATGACGATCTGGTCAAGGCAACGATGCTGACCGACGCTGGCCGTGTCGTGCATCCGGCCTTCGCCAAGGCTGACCAGCAGCCTCATGTTGAGCCGGCCGCGATCCCGGCCACGACGATGGTTGCCGACGCCTCGGTTGCACCAGAGAAAGCCGCGCCCAAGAAAACTGCCGCATCCAAGTCGTCCTCGTCCAAGTCGAAAGGGACCGCGTGA
- a CDS encoding aa3-type cytochrome c oxidase subunit IV — MADHSPTGPVELGAKMDYAEHDRTYAGFLALAKYGSLFCGALLVAMAFGFFAAGFFSALILFVLLLAVGAFILR, encoded by the coding sequence ATGGCTGATCACTCGCCGACCGGTCCTGTCGAACTGGGCGCGAAGATGGACTACGCGGAGCATGACCGCACCTATGCGGGCTTTCTCGCGCTGGCCAAATATGGATCGCTGTTCTGCGGCGCGCTCCTTGTGGCGATGGCTTTCGGCTTCTTTGCGGCAGGTTTCTTCTCAGCGCTGATCCTGTTCGTCCTGCTTCTGGCCGTCGGCGCCTTCATTCTGCGATAG